A single region of the Plutella xylostella chromosome 28, ilPluXylo3.1, whole genome shotgun sequence genome encodes:
- the LOC125490853 gene encoding uncharacterized protein LOC125490853 gives MSLEPSAPRSSAKSPTRGVTDELTDKLIRELVRKRGIVKGRLTRFSNYLANVAKDSVLKAQDRIDLKLRIQGATSLFAEFNELQTKLEESVNECDLNSQLDQREQFEDSYYGTIAQAELILNSGEVTNSSHSSSNKNLLKSVQLPTISMPTFDGSFERWLEFRDTFSSLVHNSTDITNIQKFHYLKSSLKGSAALIIDALEFSSDNYNVAWELLLNRYNNNRLLVQNHIKALFNLNPLPKESAALIRTLIDTILKNLRALNMLGEPTQHWDTLVVYMIVSKLDKTTEREWEQYKGSLLAQKDSKIPIKSFVPIESHIKPVTL, from the exons ATGTCTTTAGAGCCATCTGCACCCAGGTCTAGTGCCAAGTCCCCCACACGAGGTGTTACAGACGAACTTACTGACAAACTAATTCGCGAACTTGTTAGGAAACGTGGCATAGTCAAAGGTAGACTCACTAGGTTTTCTAATTATCTAGCCAACGTGGCCAAGGATAGTGTTTTAAAAGCGCAAGATCGCATTGATTTAAAACTACGCATTCAAGGGGCTACTAGCCTATTTGCTGAGTTTAATGAACTCCAAACTAAATTAGAAGAATCTGTTAATGAGTGTGATTTAAATAGCCAGTTAGATCAACGTGAACAGTTCGAGGATTCTTACTACGGCACCATTGCGCAGGCCGAGTTAATTCTCAACAGTGGAGAGGTCACTAACAGTTCTCACAGTAGTAGCAACAAAAACCTTCTTAAATCAGTGCAATTGCCCACCATTTCCATGCCCACCTTCGACGGCTCATTCGAGCGTTGGTTAGAGTTCAGGGACACGTTCTCATCACTCGTACACAACTCAACAGATATTACCAATATTCAGAAATTCCATTATCTGAAATCATCACTGAAAGGAAGCGCTGCACTTATCATTGATGCACTAGAGTTCTCTTCGGATAATTATAATGTCGCCTGGGAATTGTTGTTAAACCGGTACAACAACAATAGATTGCTAGTTCAAAACCATATTAAAGCTTTGTTTAACTTAAATCCATTACCCAAAGAGTCAGCTGCTTTAATTAGAACATTAATTGATACAATTCTAAAAAACTTAAGGGCACTTAATATGCTCGGTGAACCAACACAACATTGGGACACTCTTGTCGTGTATATGATTGTATCAAAGCTGGATAAAACCACTGAACGCGAGTGGGAGCAATATAAAGGCTCCTTACTTGCACAAAAGGATTCGAAAATACCCATTAAA tcctTTGTTCCCATCGAGTCACACATCAAACCTGTCACACTGTAA
- the LOC119692053 gene encoding uncharacterized protein LOC119692053 has translation MRCFARCTIVYKDPDDLTPLSPGHFLVGRPLTAPACPDYSATPTHRLSRYQRLEQIRQQFWSRWAKEYVSELQVRVKWWQNNTDLQPNTLVVIKDDNLPPLKWQMGRVEKTFPGKDGISRVADIRTSSGILRRPYTKICPLSADGHDT, from the exons ATGCGGTGCTTTGCTAGGTGCACGATTGTATACAAAG ACCCAGATGACTTAACTCCACTTAGCCCTGGTCACTTCCTGGTTGGTCGGCCGCTGACGGCGCCCGCCTGCCCCGACTACAGCGCCACGCCCACGCACCGACTGTCACGATACCAAAGGCTAGAACAAATACGACAGCAATTCTGGTCCCGCTGGGCCAAGGAGTATGTTTCTGAGTTGCAGGTTCGAGTGAAGTGGTGGCAAAATAATACCGACCTTCAACCCAACACATTGGTCGTCATAAAAGACGACAACTTGCCGCCGTTGAAATGGCAAATGGGCCGCGTGGAGAAGACCTTCCCAGGCAAAGACGGGATCTCGAGGGTGGCCGACATCCGTACGTCCTCAGGCATCCTCAGACGACCGTACACGAAGATTTGTCCTCTTTCAGCTGATGGCCATGATACCTAA